The genome window AAGGAGTCCAGTTCTCCACGAATGAGGCAACGATGCAGCGTGCGTGTCGTTTCTTCAGGCAGTAATGGACTATAGTCTGTTCCAGCCTGAGGGTTCAGCCCGCTGACAGCCCGTTCAGCTGAATTCCATGCCAAAAGGGAATGGATATAACCTTCTTTCCAGTGCTCAAGTCCGGATACAGAAAGTCCCATCCCAATCTTGAGTTCCATGGAAAAAACGGATGCCGTATGTTCCGTGAGCTGTTGGATGAATTCATGCTGCATACCATCTTGTACCATGAAATGCATGATGCCTGCGTGTACCGAATCATGAAATACCTGGACATTGTCTGAATCAGACCGGGCGATTTCATAACATAGCATCTCGAAAGGAAGATGCATCTGCTCGGGTAATCGATCTTTTCGAATATCCGGCTTGTCCGAGTGACTTATACTCGCGGTGATGAAACAGACCTTCTGATCCTGCCATGATTCGAGATGGAACAATCGGAGTCGTTCTGGCATAGAGGAAGGCGGTAGGCGATTACCTTTGACGAGATCAAGAAGGAAACGTTCCTTCATCTCCCGGTAATACTGAGAGAGTCGCCAATGCAGCAATTCAGAGTCGCCTCGAATTTTACGTTGTTCATCCAGATCCGCTTTGATTTTGCCTAATGTGGCTTTCAATTCATCCCGGGTTACTGGCTTCAGTAAATAATCCATCACCTGGCTGCGGACCCCCGCTCTGGCATATTGAAAATCTTCATAACCCGTGATAATGATAATCTGAATGGAAGGGTTATAACTGCGGCAGACATCCAATAGTCTGATGCCATCCATGACAGGCATATTCATATCGGTAATCAGCAAGTCAAAATGTTCAGTTTGTAAAAGTTCATCCGCTTCGATCCCGTTAGACGCTTCCCCTGTTATGACAAAGCCCATGCCGTGCCAATCGACTTTCAATTTTAATCCTTCGCGAACTTCGATCTCGTCATCTGCGATTAATACGTTGTACATCATATTCCTCCTGTACGGGTAGAGTCAGTTCAATACATGCACCACTGCTCTCATCGTTCTTCATATGAACCGTGAACAAGGCACCGTAATGCAGGCGGCAACGAGCAATCACATTGCCCAGTCCAATATGCCAGCCTTCATTAAACAAAATGGATTCCAATGAGGGGGAAGCATCAGGGTGATGCATTTTATGGATTATCTCTGCTGGAATACCCGGTCCGTTGTCGGAAACGCGGATATGCAGACGATCATCTAGCCGATTGATTCGAATCTGAACCTGAGCTGTTGTCTGATGCTGGAAGCTGTATTTCACTGCATTTTCAATAAGTGGCTGTAGTATAAACTTGATGATGACCAAGGCGTTCAGTGTGCCTTCCTTTGTTATCGAAATGTTGAGCTTATGACCGAAACGAGTCTGTAAGATGGAGATATAACGCTGCACATAATCCAGTTCTTCGGTTAGGGGAACAAGATCGTCATTGGTGTTAATGGA of Paenibacillus sp. FSL R5-0517 contains these proteins:
- a CDS encoding response regulator, with protein sequence MYNVLIADDEIEVREGLKLKVDWHGMGFVITGEASNGIEADELLQTEHFDLLITDMNMPVMDGIRLLDVCRSYNPSIQIIIITGYEDFQYARAGVRSQVMDYLLKPVTRDELKATLGKIKADLDEQRKIRGDSELLHWRLSQYYREMKERFLLDLVKGNRLPPSSMPERLRLFHLESWQDQKVCFITASISHSDKPDIRKDRLPEQMHLPFEMLCYEIARSDSDNVQVFHDSVHAGIMHFMVQDGMQHEFIQQLTEHTASVFSMELKIGMGLSVSGLEHWKEGYIHSLLAWNSAERAVSGLNPQAGTDYSPLLPEETTRTLHRCLIRGELDSFRSIIHKEIHEAFQLSPSRMTRTIFQISLLMDFFPMAPEWILWLKTPDQAERLLMQWAQDFLGQQLPSENGDGTVIELAKRYIEENYMQELTLTLLAERFNYYPTYFSELFKVGAGTSFVQYVTGVRMKHALQLLKDTQLTVWDITELTGFSSPSYFSSKFKRMFNMSPSDYRLQHSEKIDNHDPKK